One segment of Paraburkholderia sp. PGU19 DNA contains the following:
- a CDS encoding M23 family metallopeptidase has translation MPFPAFVAPSARSGKVILVCALSSVCAASIFSPNRAKHAADQDDAAGAQSASLNREAADTTRRAQPASSASAVDTAPQPVVRSATVKSSFAEAAQRLGLDSRTTALLAHAFSGEIDFRRDLKPGNTISLIVDPPEGEQPTTPSSTTTPLAVRIATATISHDLFLYRNLDGKPFYYTKDGASTTPTFTRYPLAYERVSSDFSLRRLDPVTHRWQSHDGVDLAAPAGTPVHATARGTVAFIGRQTGYGKVIVLRNPPPYQTVFAHLSRFAKGLHRGAQVQRGQVIGYVGSTGWATGPHLHYEVHVDSVPKDPLTVALPGNNPLDATERAQFAKEADRLAALL, from the coding sequence ATGCCCTTTCCCGCATTCGTTGCGCCGTCGGCGCGTAGTGGCAAAGTCATTCTGGTGTGCGCGCTCAGTTCCGTTTGCGCAGCGTCGATCTTTTCGCCGAATCGCGCGAAGCATGCCGCCGATCAGGATGACGCAGCCGGAGCGCAATCCGCGTCGCTGAACCGCGAAGCCGCCGATACGACGCGTCGTGCGCAGCCCGCATCGTCTGCCTCTGCTGTTGACACCGCGCCGCAACCTGTCGTCAGATCGGCGACCGTCAAGAGCAGCTTTGCGGAAGCGGCGCAGCGTCTCGGTCTCGACAGCCGTACCACGGCCTTGCTCGCGCATGCGTTCTCCGGCGAGATCGACTTTCGTCGCGATCTCAAGCCGGGCAACACGATCAGCCTCATCGTCGATCCGCCGGAAGGCGAACAGCCCACAACACCGTCTTCGACAACAACACCGCTCGCCGTGCGAATCGCAACGGCAACGATATCGCACGATCTGTTTCTCTATCGCAACCTGGACGGCAAGCCGTTCTACTACACGAAGGATGGCGCAAGCACCACGCCCACGTTCACGCGCTATCCGCTCGCTTACGAGCGCGTGTCGTCGGATTTCTCGCTGCGTCGACTCGACCCCGTTACGCACCGCTGGCAAAGCCACGACGGCGTCGATCTCGCCGCGCCCGCTGGCACGCCCGTTCATGCGACGGCACGCGGCACGGTCGCGTTCATCGGACGGCAAACCGGCTATGGGAAGGTGATCGTGTTGCGCAATCCGCCGCCGTATCAGACCGTGTTCGCGCACCTGTCGCGTTTCGCGAAGGGCCTGCATCGTGGCGCGCAGGTGCAGCGCGGCCAGGTGATCGGCTATGTCGGATCAACGGGTTGGGCAACGGGTCCGCATCTGCATTACGAGGTGCATGTCGATTCCGTGCCGAAGGACCCGTTGACGGTTGCGCTGCCCGGCAACAATCCGCTGGATGCGACCGAACGCGCGCAGTTCGCGAAGGAAGCCGACCGTCTCGCCGCGCTGCTTTGA
- a CDS encoding MFS transporter: MDERPASPEKPASSRSRVSTLRQIPGSIWVLGCVSLLMDISSEIIHSLLPMFMSASLGASATTIGLIEGIAEATAPIVKVFSGALSDYLGNREWLAVAGYGLGALSKPLFAIAPTLGLVVTARVIDRIGKGIRGAPRDALVADITPPPLRGAAFGLRQSLDTVGAFLGPLLAAAIMLIWANNFRLAFWLAVIPGVLAVALLTVGIDEPARQPGAKRVNPIRRDSIRQLDSAFWWIVAVGAAFALARFSEAFLVLRAMDSGVPVALVPLVMVAMNVVYSLSAYPLGKLADSTSHVRLLVAGLVILGVSDLVLAHAVHWSILLVGVALWGLHMGMTQGLLATMVSHSAPAHLRGTAFGLFNLASGLVTLMSSVIAGALWDTIGAAATFYAGTAFCVVTIALLLARPARRIDLRS; encoded by the coding sequence ATGGACGAGCGTCCTGCTTCCCCGGAAAAGCCGGCGTCCAGCCGGTCCCGCGTCAGCACCCTCCGGCAGATACCCGGCAGCATCTGGGTGTTGGGCTGCGTGAGCCTGTTGATGGACATCTCTTCGGAGATCATTCACAGCTTGCTGCCGATGTTCATGTCGGCGAGCCTCGGCGCGAGCGCGACGACGATCGGATTGATCGAGGGCATCGCCGAGGCGACGGCGCCCATCGTCAAGGTCTTTTCCGGTGCGCTCAGCGACTACCTCGGCAATCGCGAATGGCTCGCTGTCGCAGGCTATGGACTCGGCGCGCTGAGCAAGCCGTTGTTCGCGATTGCGCCGACTCTCGGCCTCGTCGTGACGGCGCGCGTAATCGACCGGATCGGTAAAGGCATTCGCGGCGCGCCGCGCGATGCGCTCGTCGCCGATATCACGCCACCGCCGCTGCGTGGGGCTGCGTTTGGATTGCGGCAGTCGCTCGATACGGTGGGCGCTTTTCTCGGACCGTTGCTCGCGGCCGCGATCATGCTGATCTGGGCGAACAACTTCCGGCTTGCGTTCTGGCTGGCCGTCATTCCCGGCGTGCTGGCCGTCGCGTTGCTGACGGTCGGCATCGACGAACCCGCGCGCCAACCGGGCGCGAAGCGCGTCAATCCGATCCGGCGCGACAGCATTCGTCAACTCGATAGCGCGTTCTGGTGGATCGTCGCCGTCGGTGCCGCGTTCGCACTCGCGCGCTTCAGCGAGGCGTTTCTCGTGCTGCGCGCAATGGACAGTGGCGTGCCCGTCGCGCTAGTGCCGCTCGTGATGGTGGCAATGAACGTCGTGTATTCGCTATCGGCCTATCCGCTCGGCAAGCTCGCCGACTCGACGAGTCATGTGAGGCTGCTGGTCGCCGGGCTCGTGATACTCGGCGTGTCGGATCTCGTGCTTGCGCACGCGGTTCACTGGAGCATCCTGCTCGTGGGCGTCGCGCTGTGGGGCCTGCATATGGGCATGACGCAAGGGCTGCTCGCGACAATGGTGTCGCACAGCGCGCCCGCGCATTTGCGCGGCACGGCGTTCGGTTTGTTCAATCTCGCGAGCGGACTTGTGACGCTGATGTCCAGCGTGATTGCGGGCGCGTTGTGGGACACGATAGGCGCGGCTGCGACGTTCTATGCGGGCACCGCATTTTGCGTGGTCACGATCGCGCTGCTGCTGG
- a CDS encoding MFS transporter: MNQPTTTVAMRTAPEVASPGYTERNQQHWMRNLFVCVFGSFTTLVSLSMLLPFLPLYVKQLGVESQADVIQWSGVAFGATFLGTAVTAPLWGRLADRYGRKPMLIRAAVGMAVVMSLIGIAHNVYELVGLRLIAGLVGGYASASTVMVGTQAPRERAGWALGLLSTGALAGALVGPLIGGFLPGWLGIRGTFFAGGAVIAVAALLTIFVVKEDFHPATDSKRKAASGATATHSTRTHYAVVGALLATAMMVLLANMSIEPVITVYVGSLGVGPDQLARIAGVVMACSAFGSMLTAARLGALADRIGGWNVIIGCLIVTGLLMLPQAFVHQWWQLAALRGLMGMSLAGLLPAIAKLARHAVDESKTGQMLGYLQSAQFSGQVIGPVIGGQIAVHFGMHSVFFVTGSLLVVCAGFAQWARGR, encoded by the coding sequence ATGAACCAGCCCACGACCACCGTTGCGATGCGCACCGCGCCGGAAGTCGCCTCACCCGGCTACACGGAGCGCAATCAGCAGCACTGGATGCGCAATCTGTTCGTCTGCGTATTCGGCTCTTTCACGACGCTCGTCAGCCTCAGCATGCTGCTGCCGTTTCTGCCGCTCTATGTGAAGCAGCTTGGCGTCGAATCGCAGGCAGATGTGATCCAGTGGTCGGGTGTCGCGTTCGGCGCGACGTTCCTCGGCACGGCCGTCACCGCGCCGCTGTGGGGGCGTCTGGCCGACCGCTATGGCCGCAAGCCGATGTTGATTCGCGCCGCCGTCGGCATGGCCGTGGTGATGTCGCTGATCGGGATCGCGCACAATGTGTACGAACTCGTCGGACTGCGTCTGATTGCGGGTCTGGTGGGCGGCTATGCGTCGGCATCGACGGTCATGGTCGGCACGCAGGCGCCGCGCGAGCGCGCCGGCTGGGCGCTCGGGCTGCTGTCGACGGGCGCGCTCGCGGGCGCGCTGGTCGGTCCGCTGATCGGCGGCTTTCTGCCGGGCTGGCTCGGCATCCGCGGCACGTTCTTCGCGGGTGGCGCGGTGATCGCCGTGGCGGCGCTGCTGACGATCTTCGTCGTCAAGGAAGACTTCCATCCCGCCACCGATTCCAAGCGCAAAGCGGCCAGCGGCGCGACAGCCACGCACTCGACTCGCACTCACTACGCGGTGGTCGGCGCATTGCTCGCCACAGCGATGATGGTGCTGCTCGCCAACATGTCGATCGAGCCGGTGATTACCGTGTACGTCGGCAGCCTCGGCGTCGGGCCGGATCAACTGGCGCGCATTGCGGGCGTCGTGATGGCATGCTCCGCGTTCGGCAGCATGCTGACGGCAGCGCGGCTCGGCGCCCTCGCGGACCGGATCGGCGGGTGGAACGTGATTATTGGTTGCCTGATCGTCACGGGCCTGCTGATGCTTCCGCAAGCGTTCGTTCATCAATGGTGGCAGCTCGCCGCGCTGCGCGGGCTGATGGGCATGTCGCTCGCGGGGCTGTTGCCCGCCATTGCGAAGCTCGCGCGCCATGCCGTCGATGAAAGCAAGACGGGGCAGATGCTCGGTTATCTGCAATCCGCGCAGTTCAGCGGACAGGTGATCGGCCCCGTGATCGGCGGACAGATTGCCGTCCATTTCGGCATGCATTCCGTGTTCTTCGTCACCGGCTCCCTGCTGGTCGTGTGCGCGGGGTTCGCACAATGGGCGCGCGGACGGTAG
- a CDS encoding antibiotic biosynthesis monooxygenase: protein MFIAMNRFKVALGSESAFEEVWTTRDTHLKDVPGFVEFHLLKGPQRDDHVLYSSHTVWANRPAFEAWTQSEAFRAAHRNAGSESRALYLGHPEFEGFEVLQTVK from the coding sequence ATGTTCATTGCAATGAACCGGTTCAAGGTGGCGTTGGGTTCGGAAAGCGCCTTCGAGGAAGTATGGACGACGCGGGACACGCATCTGAAGGACGTGCCCGGCTTTGTCGAGTTTCATCTGCTGAAGGGACCGCAACGCGACGACCACGTGCTGTACTCGAGTCACACGGTGTGGGCGAATCGCCCGGCGTTCGAGGCGTGGACGCAGTCGGAAGCGTTTCGCGCCGCGCACCGGAATGCAGGAAGCGAGTCGCGCGCGCTCTATCTCGGGCATCCGGAGTTCGAGGGATTCGAGGTGCTGCAGACCGTGAAGTAA
- a CDS encoding VOC family protein: MIDHLDHLVLTCTNAEATTKFYTQVLQMQLETFGAGRIAFRFGDQKINLHVRGSEFEPKAHLPVPGALDLCFIASVPLDQVIAHLAACNWPIVEGPVERTGATQKIRSVYVRDPDLNLIEISELMG; the protein is encoded by the coding sequence ATGATCGACCATCTCGACCATCTGGTGCTGACCTGCACCAATGCAGAAGCCACGACGAAGTTCTACACGCAGGTCTTGCAGATGCAACTGGAGACATTCGGCGCTGGGCGTATCGCGTTTCGCTTCGGCGATCAGAAGATCAATCTGCATGTACGCGGCAGCGAATTCGAGCCGAAGGCGCATTTGCCCGTGCCGGGCGCGCTGGACCTGTGCTTTATCGCATCGGTGCCGCTCGATCAGGTCATCGCGCATCTCGCCGCATGCAACTGGCCGATCGTCGAAGGGCCAGTCGAACGAACGGGCGCGACGCAGAAGATCCGCTCCGTGTATGTGCGGGACCCCGATCTGAACCTGATCGAGATTTCCGAACTGATGGGCTAG
- a CDS encoding SDR family oxidoreductase — MGAEQKVVIVTGASQGIGAGVVKAYRDRNFRVVATSRSIPSSDDPDIATVQGNIADAKTAQQVVAIALERFGRIDTLVNNAGIFIAKPFDAYTPEDYDAVMATNVNGFFHITQRVLTEMKKKRSGHVVNITASLVDRPRAGLPAAMAALTKGGLNAVTRSLAIEYAPLGIRVNAVAPGVIKTPMHPREKHEALARFHPIGHLGEVTDIAEAVLYLESAGFVTGEILHVDGGSNVGS; from the coding sequence ATGGGTGCCGAACAGAAAGTGGTGATCGTGACGGGCGCGTCGCAGGGCATTGGCGCGGGGGTGGTCAAGGCGTATCGCGACCGCAATTTCCGCGTCGTCGCGACGTCGCGCTCGATCCCGTCAAGCGACGATCCTGACATTGCCACCGTACAAGGCAACATCGCCGATGCGAAGACCGCGCAACAGGTCGTCGCTATCGCGCTGGAGCGCTTTGGCCGGATCGACACGCTGGTCAACAACGCAGGCATTTTCATCGCAAAGCCCTTCGACGCCTACACGCCCGAAGATTATGACGCCGTCATGGCGACCAACGTTAACGGCTTCTTTCATATCACGCAGCGCGTGCTGACGGAGATGAAGAAGAAACGCAGCGGCCACGTGGTGAACATCACGGCGAGCCTCGTCGACCGGCCGCGTGCCGGACTGCCCGCAGCGATGGCTGCGTTGACCAAAGGCGGGCTGAATGCCGTGACGCGGTCGCTGGCAATCGAGTATGCGCCGCTGGGCATTCGCGTGAATGCAGTCGCGCCAGGCGTCATCAAGACCCCGATGCATCCGCGTGAAAAGCACGAAGCACTCGCGCGCTTTCATCCGATCGGACATCTCGGCGAAGTGACGGACATTGCGGAAGCCGTGCTGTATCTGGAATCGGCGGGATTCGTGACGGGCGAGATCTTGCACGTCGACGGCGGCAGCAACGTCGGTTCTTGA
- a CDS encoding DUF3563 family protein: MFAYFFRIIFDLLDRAAELLDRAEHHRRDAYLASAVDIFELERRMRLIEAGD; encoded by the coding sequence ATGTTCGCATACTTCTTCCGGATCATCTTCGACCTGTTGGACCGCGCAGCGGAACTGTTGGACCGCGCCGAGCATCACCGCCGCGATGCGTATCTCGCGTCGGCCGTCGATATCTTCGAACTCGAACGCCGCATGCGGTTGATCGAGGCGGGAGACTAA
- a CDS encoding carboxypeptidase regulatory-like domain-containing protein, which translates to MNTFTKAGLVAIALVFAQSATSVAFAATTNLPSLHQQGAVTYLSGGVGSDQSDALKDVMHQYPLVLEFTGATRQGNEYLADIPVHIADMNGKTLLNATSHGPFMLASLPNGRYTITASHDGKTQQRVVDVKSSGHVRAMFVWPTQPEGSTS; encoded by the coding sequence ATGAACACATTCACCAAAGCAGGTCTCGTTGCCATCGCGCTCGTGTTCGCGCAATCCGCAACCAGTGTCGCGTTTGCCGCGACCACGAATCTGCCGTCGCTTCATCAGCAGGGCGCGGTCACCTATCTTTCCGGAGGCGTCGGCAGCGATCAATCGGATGCGCTGAAGGACGTCATGCACCAATACCCGCTCGTACTCGAATTTACGGGCGCGACGCGCCAAGGGAATGAATACCTCGCCGACATCCCCGTTCACATCGCCGACATGAATGGCAAGACGCTTTTGAATGCAACCTCGCACGGGCCGTTCATGCTCGCATCGCTTCCGAATGGGCGCTACACGATCACCGCGAGCCATGACGGCAAGACCCAGCAGCGCGTAGTCGACGTCAAATCGTCAGGGCACGTTCGCGCAATGTTCGTATGGCCAACGCAGCCGGAAGGGAGCACGTCATGA
- a CDS encoding serine hydrolase yields MLKLHLLLTLLLIVSIVPAMAHAKRAAFKPAVQARAAMVVDMTTGRTLYAKHADERRPIASLTKLLTAMVALDAKRPMIKPLRVTEADVDRLKWSRSRLPVHSLLLRSTLLHIALMSSENRAAFALSRDYTGGRPGFVRAMNRTAQRLHMTRSHFVDPTGLSPRNVSTARDLTRLVRAAYRYPVIRQYSTAHQKLVLGGDGPLMYRNTDPLVHRASWHVGLQKTGFTNEAGHCLIIVTMVRGHPVLIVLLGDPNAQAHFQDAVDLRRWLVTAQR; encoded by the coding sequence GTGCTGAAACTTCATCTGTTGCTCACGCTGTTGCTGATCGTGAGCATCGTGCCCGCGATGGCACACGCGAAGCGTGCCGCCTTCAAACCCGCCGTACAGGCACGCGCCGCGATGGTCGTCGATATGACGACGGGCCGCACGCTCTACGCGAAACACGCCGACGAACGCCGGCCCATCGCCTCGCTGACGAAGCTGCTGACAGCCATGGTCGCGCTCGACGCGAAGCGCCCGATGATCAAACCGCTGCGCGTCACGGAAGCCGACGTCGACCGGTTGAAATGGTCGCGCTCTCGCCTGCCCGTTCATTCGCTGCTGTTGCGCAGCACGCTGTTGCATATCGCGCTGATGTCGTCGGAAAACCGCGCGGCGTTTGCATTGAGCCGCGACTACACGGGCGGGCGGCCGGGCTTCGTGCGCGCGATGAACCGCACGGCGCAGCGCCTGCATATGACGCGCAGCCATTTCGTCGATCCGACGGGCCTGTCGCCGCGCAACGTATCGACGGCGCGCGATCTCACGCGGCTCGTGCGTGCCGCGTATCGCTACCCGGTGATCCGCCAGTATTCGACGGCTCACCAGAAGCTGGTGCTGGGCGGCGACGGCCCGTTGATGTACCGGAATACGGACCCGCTCGTGCATCGCGCGTCGTGGCATGTCGGCCTGCAGAAAACCGGCTTCACCAACGAAGCCGGCCACTGCCTGATCATCGTCACGATGGTGCGCGGTCATCCCGTGCTGATCGTCCTGCTCGGCGATCCCAACGCGCAGGCGCACTTTCAGGACGCCGTCGATCTGCGCCGCTGGCTCGTAACGGCGCAGCGCTAG
- the petA gene encoding ubiquinol-cytochrome c reductase iron-sulfur subunit, translating to MSADANAPVDEARRRWMIATSVAGGIAGVAAVTPFVESFKPSASALAAGAPVTVDISRLQPGDMLTAAWRGKPVFIVNRTDAMLADVRAADPLVADPHTTRPFSMPLPPYCNNEFRSRAEHSNLLVVVGVCTHLGCTPSPRFQPGPQTSLPDDWHGGFLCPCHGSTYDLAGRVFKDKPAPQNLDVPRYQFESASHVVIGADEQGEA from the coding sequence ATGAGCGCCGACGCGAACGCGCCCGTCGACGAAGCACGCCGTCGATGGATGATTGCGACATCGGTGGCGGGCGGCATTGCGGGCGTGGCCGCCGTCACGCCCTTCGTTGAATCGTTCAAGCCATCGGCGTCCGCACTGGCGGCGGGCGCACCCGTGACAGTCGACATCAGCCGGCTGCAGCCCGGCGACATGCTGACGGCGGCATGGCGCGGCAAGCCCGTCTTCATCGTCAATCGCACTGACGCCATGCTCGCCGATGTGCGCGCCGCCGATCCGCTCGTCGCCGACCCGCACACGACGCGCCCTTTCTCGATGCCGCTGCCGCCCTACTGCAACAACGAGTTTCGGTCGCGCGCGGAGCATAGCAATCTGCTCGTGGTGGTCGGCGTGTGCACGCATCTCGGCTGCACGCCGAGTCCGCGTTTTCAGCCTGGCCCGCAAACGAGTCTTCCCGATGACTGGCACGGCGGATTTCTTTGCCCGTGTCACGGCTCGACGTATGACCTCGCAGGCCGCGTGTTCAAGGACAAACCCGCGCCGCAAAATCTCGACGTGCCGCGTTATCAATTCGAATCCGCGAGTCATGTCGTGATCGGCGCAGACGAACAGGGCGAAGCCTGA
- a CDS encoding LysR family transcriptional regulator, with the protein MDRIDAMKVFVATLDEGSLAGASRRLGRSPAAVSRAIAFLEAHVGSPLLHRTTRTIKLSEAGERYAAACRRILTDLEEADLLVAGERSAPRGLLNITAPVAAGQDMLRSILDDFIDEYPAVSVRLHMLDRPVSLVDEGIDVALRIAHLPDSTLIAIPVGEVRRVVTASPRYLAKHPQIREPADLEQHQIISMTHFGVDSWSFPPAEGSTVAQVVHFSPRLIVNSIDAAVASAVEGRGVTRMFSYHVAQQVKDGQLRIVLPDSEHAPLPVHLLTPHGRLSVPKVRAFVDFATPRLRRHFKQLQRITDAH; encoded by the coding sequence ATGGACCGCATCGACGCAATGAAGGTGTTCGTCGCGACGCTGGACGAAGGCAGTCTGGCGGGCGCAAGCCGCCGGCTCGGCCGTTCGCCCGCCGCGGTGAGCCGCGCGATTGCCTTTCTCGAAGCACACGTCGGCTCGCCGCTCCTGCACCGCACCACGCGCACGATCAAGCTCAGCGAGGCGGGCGAACGTTACGCCGCCGCGTGCCGGCGCATCCTGACCGACCTGGAAGAAGCCGACCTGCTGGTAGCGGGCGAGCGCTCCGCGCCGCGCGGCCTGCTGAACATCACCGCGCCCGTCGCCGCTGGCCAGGACATGCTGCGCTCGATCCTCGACGACTTCATCGACGAGTACCCGGCCGTGTCGGTGCGTCTGCATATGCTCGACCGCCCCGTGAGTCTCGTCGACGAAGGCATCGACGTCGCGCTGCGCATCGCGCATCTGCCCGATTCGACGCTGATCGCGATTCCCGTCGGCGAAGTGCGGCGTGTCGTGACGGCGTCGCCGCGTTATCTGGCGAAGCACCCGCAGATCCGCGAGCCCGCGGACCTGGAACAACATCAGATCATTTCGATGACGCACTTCGGCGTCGACTCGTGGAGCTTTCCGCCCGCCGAAGGCTCGACCGTCGCGCAGGTCGTGCATTTCTCGCCGCGCCTGATCGTCAACAGTATCGACGCCGCCGTGGCGTCCGCCGTCGAAGGGCGCGGCGTCACGCGCATGTTCTCCTATCACGTCGCGCAGCAGGTAAAGGACGGGCAGCTGCGCATCGTGCTGCCCGACAGCGAGCACGCGCCCCTGCCCGTGCATCTTCTGACGCCGCACGGCCGCCTCTCGGTGCCGAAAGTGCGCGCCTTCGTCGATTTCGCCACTCCGCGTTTGCGTCGGCATTTCAAGCAGTTACAGCGCATCACCGACGCCCATTGA
- a CDS encoding MFS transporter, protein MNSDPSVATPDRIETSSTRSHTAAASGVRPGSADFRRISIALFLAGFSTFSLLYCVQPLLPVFASEFHIGAAQSSLALSLSTGFLAFSILCAGALSERFGRRGLIFASMTLAALFNVCAALEADWHSILVARALEGLALGGVPAVAMAYLAEEIDPRGLGLSMGLYVGGTAFGGMIGRVGMSYMSDHLSWRTAMLTIGVVDVVAAIAFVLLLPGSRNFVKRADLTAVHHIALWRKHLTAATLPAVFATGCLVMGVFVTVYNYAGFRLMAPPFDLSATQTGLIFCSYLFGIVAASGAGALADRCGRGPVVTAGVVVAALGLALTLMHALVPVVLGIIVLTIGFFITHSVASGWVGQLADGAKGHATSLYLLAYYLGSSVLGSWGGWFWQNGAWPSVAGFGFAMLAVCGTLTLYVARVNARRIRVNARSR, encoded by the coding sequence ATGAACTCCGATCCATCCGTTGCGACGCCCGATCGCATCGAAACATCCAGCACCCGTTCCCATACGGCCGCCGCATCCGGCGTGCGTCCGGGCTCGGCGGACTTTCGCCGTATCAGCATCGCGCTCTTTCTTGCGGGCTTCTCCACGTTCTCCCTGCTGTATTGCGTGCAGCCCTTGCTGCCTGTTTTCGCGAGCGAATTTCACATCGGCGCAGCGCAAAGCTCGCTGGCGCTGTCGCTCTCGACAGGCTTTCTCGCGTTCTCGATTCTCTGCGCAGGCGCGCTATCGGAGCGGTTCGGCAGACGCGGCCTGATCTTCGCATCGATGACGCTCGCCGCTCTCTTCAACGTCTGCGCCGCGCTCGAAGCGGACTGGCACAGCATTCTCGTGGCCCGCGCGCTGGAAGGGCTGGCGCTCGGCGGCGTGCCCGCCGTCGCGATGGCGTATCTCGCGGAGGAAATCGATCCGCGCGGCCTGGGGCTTTCGATGGGGCTGTATGTGGGCGGCACGGCGTTCGGCGGGATGATCGGCCGCGTGGGCATGAGTTACATGAGCGATCATCTGTCGTGGCGCACGGCGATGCTGACCATCGGTGTCGTCGATGTGGTCGCCGCTATCGCGTTCGTGTTGCTGTTGCCAGGCTCGCGCAATTTCGTGAAGCGCGCGGACCTCACGGCTGTTCATCACATCGCGCTATGGCGCAAGCATCTGACGGCCGCGACATTACCCGCCGTGTTCGCAACGGGATGCCTCGTCATGGGCGTATTCGTGACCGTCTACAACTATGCCGGTTTCCGGCTGATGGCGCCGCCGTTCGATCTCAGCGCGACGCAAACCGGCCTGATCTTCTGTTCGTATCTGTTCGGTATCGTCGCCGCATCCGGCGCAGGCGCTTTGGCAGATCGCTGCGGGCGCGGACCCGTCGTCACTGCGGGCGTCGTGGTGGCCGCTCTGGGACTCGCGTTGACGCTGATGCATGCGCTCGTGCCCGTCGTGCTTGGCATCATCGTGCTGACCATCGGCTTTTTCATCACGCACTCGGTGGCGAGCGGCTGGGTCGGACAACTCGCCGATGGCGCAAAGGGTCACGCGACCTCACTGTATCTGCTTGCGTACTATCTCGGTTCAAGCGTGCTCGGCTCGTGGGGCGGCTGGTTCTGGCAAAACGGTGCATGGCCGTCCGTCGCCGGATTCGGTTTTGCGATGCTCGCCGTATGCGGCACGCTCACGTTGTACGTCGCGCGCGTGAATGCGCGCAGGATTCGCGTGAACGCGCGCTCACGCTGA
- a CDS encoding LysR family transcriptional regulator — translation MELRHLRYFIEVASERNFTRAAEKLGIGQPPLSQQIKSLERELGVELFRRTAHGAELTGAGEAFLIEAQRVLGGAQRAAQAAQRAARGETGRLRIGFTGSAAFNPVVPALIQRFKNRYPTVDLTLEEANTPVLLQRLLDDGLDAVFFRPGTASPEHVQMHRFADEPMKIVLPSTHPLAAKKRLPLTALADEPFVLVPGPAGVTLHDEIVRACGEAGFSPQLAQPAPQVSSVINLVAAGLGVSIVPAAIAQVQVKGVRYVDVQGAKMRARLALGWREGDASATLANLVGLL, via the coding sequence ATGGAACTACGTCATTTGCGATATTTCATCGAGGTTGCGAGCGAGCGCAACTTCACGCGCGCGGCTGAAAAGCTCGGCATTGGACAGCCGCCGCTCAGTCAGCAGATCAAGAGCCTGGAGCGCGAACTGGGCGTCGAATTGTTCCGTCGCACCGCGCATGGCGCCGAGCTGACGGGCGCAGGCGAAGCATTTCTGATCGAGGCGCAGCGCGTGCTGGGCGGCGCGCAACGCGCGGCGCAAGCGGCGCAGCGGGCCGCGCGTGGCGAGACGGGACGGCTGCGTATTGGATTCACAGGGTCAGCGGCATTCAATCCTGTCGTGCCCGCGCTGATTCAGCGTTTCAAGAACCGCTATCCGACCGTCGATCTAACGCTCGAAGAAGCGAATACGCCTGTGTTGCTGCAACGCCTGCTCGATGACGGGCTCGATGCCGTGTTTTTCAGGCCTGGGACCGCGTCGCCGGAGCACGTGCAGATGCATCGCTTCGCGGACGAGCCAATGAAAATCGTGCTGCCGTCAACGCATCCGCTTGCAGCAAAGAAGCGCTTGCCGTTGACGGCACTGGCCGACGAACCGTTCGTGCTCGTGCCGGGGCCGGCGGGCGTGACGCTTCACGATGAAATCGTCCGCGCGTGCGGCGAGGCGGGCTTCAGCCCGCAACTGGCGCAGCCCGCGCCGCAGGTGTCGTCGGTGATCAATCTGGTGGCGGCGGGCCTCGGTGTGTCCATCGTGCCCGCCGCGATCGCGCAGGTACAGGTGAAGGGCGTGCGTTACGTCGACGTGCAGGGCGCGAAAATGCGGGCGCGTCTAGCGTTGGGGTGGCGTGAAGGGGATGCTTCCGCGACGCTCGCCAATCTCGTCGGATTGCTGTGA